The Xenopus laevis strain J_2021 chromosome 5L, Xenopus_laevis_v10.1, whole genome shotgun sequence genome has a segment encoding these proteins:
- the LOC108716796 gene encoding armadillo repeat-containing protein 1, with protein MDAVSVVAHLRDLASDPQNRTSIVRDKSCLAGLILFLSHQDDCVVESALKAFLYLCEEPAHCEIIRNELGLMESLENLKNRYDVDDEVKQLGRSIQLLLSPTVHMQTPETNSKKNKPSFFATSCNKRAKTVTLYIHGLHDVEKKHLCEEALLKVKGVISFTFQIAIQRCTVRVKPDLATDCLASAIAETRVLRAQQVIRNESGNEMYVPLHEMNVTVEKNSYLPDYLPEEVSPQKELDKAVIPTGSKSDSQGSWINSAANFLSKTFFW; from the exons ATGGATGCCGTGTCTGTGGTCGCCCACCTTAGGGACCTGGCCTCTGATCCACAAAACCGAACAAGCATTGTAAGGGATAAGAGCTGCCTTGCCGGTCTCATTCTCTTTCTAAGTCATCAAGATGATTGTGTGGTGGAGTCTGCTTTAAAG GCATTTCTCTATCTTTGTGAGGAACCTGCTCATTGTGAAATAATCAGGAATGAGCTTGGCTTGATGGAAAGTCTGGAAAACTTAAAAAACAG GTATGACGTTGATGATGAAGTAAAACAACTTGGAAGGAGTATTCAGCTTTTATTGAGTCCCACAGTCCATATGCAAACTCCAGAAACAAACAGCAAGAAAAATAAGCCATCCTTCTTTGCAACAAGTTGTAACAAACGAGCTAAAACTGTAACTCTGTATATTCATGGTCTTCATGATGTG GAGAAAAAGCATCTTTGTGAAGAAGCATTGCTGAAAGTGAAGGGTGTAATCAGCTTTACATTTCAAATAGCCATACAGAGATGCACTGTTAGGGTAAAACCTGACCTGGCTACCGAT TGTTTAGCATCTGCAATAGCTGAAACAAGAGTGCTGAGGGCACAGCAGGTTATAAGAAATGAATCTGGGAATGAG ATGTATGTTCCACTCCATGAGATGAATGTGACTGTTGAGAAGAACTCATACTTACCAGATTATTTGCCTGAAGAGGTTAGCCCTCAGAAAGAACTTGATAAAGCTGTGATACCTACAGGGTCAAAGAGCGATAGTCAAGGAAGCTGGATTAACTCTGCAGCTAATTTTCTTTCAAAAACGTTTTTCTGGTGA